A window from Rhodobium gokarnense encodes these proteins:
- a CDS encoding alpha/beta hydrolase translates to MDDAKPQMLTVGTGDAAREIAVIDTPGEGPGVLWLGGFRSDMAGSKALALDDWSREKGRAVTRFDYSGHGVSGGDFDDGTISRWLEEAKAVFDACCKRPTVLVGSSMGGWIALLLNRLLRMAGEGDKVAGLVLIAPAVDFTEELMWKTLSKEAQQQLVEKGFHLEPSDYSEEPYRFNKVLIDDGRNHLLLGGTIETGCPVHILQGVEDTSVPWNHAVELMARLAEDDVVLTLIKDGDHRLSRDEDIARLIAAVSEIA, encoded by the coding sequence ATGGACGACGCCAAACCGCAAATGCTTACCGTTGGAACAGGCGATGCCGCCCGCGAGATCGCGGTGATCGATACGCCCGGTGAGGGGCCCGGCGTCCTCTGGCTCGGCGGGTTCCGCTCCGACATGGCCGGCTCCAAGGCGCTCGCCCTCGACGACTGGTCGCGGGAAAAGGGCCGCGCCGTCACCCGTTTCGACTATTCCGGCCACGGCGTCTCCGGCGGCGACTTCGACGACGGCACGATCTCGCGCTGGCTGGAAGAGGCAAAGGCCGTCTTCGATGCCTGCTGCAAGCGGCCGACCGTGCTCGTCGGCTCGTCCATGGGCGGCTGGATCGCGCTCCTCCTCAACCGGCTCTTACGGATGGCCGGCGAGGGCGACAAGGTCGCCGGCCTCGTCCTCATCGCGCCGGCGGTCGACTTCACCGAGGAGCTGATGTGGAAGACGCTTTCCAAGGAGGCCCAGCAGCAACTCGTCGAGAAGGGATTCCACCTGGAGCCCTCGGACTATTCGGAAGAGCCCTACCGGTTCAACAAGGTGCTGATCGACGACGGCCGCAACCATCTCCTCCTCGGCGGCACCATCGAGACCGGCTGCCCGGTGCATATCCTGCAAGGGGTGGAAGACACCTCCGTGCCCTGGAACCATGCCGTGGAGCTGATGGCGCGGCTCGCCGAGGACGACGTCGTGCTGACGCTGATCAAGGACGGCGACCACCGCCTGTCGCGTGACGAGGATATCGCGCGGCTGATCGCGGCGGTCTCGGAGATCGCCTGA